One segment of Campylobacter hominis ATCC BAA-381 DNA contains the following:
- the hpf gene encoding ribosome hibernation-promoting factor, HPF/YfiA family — protein sequence MNLSITGKQFELTDSIKNYVESAFENLNKYGLDIISGRCVISADERNGKKGFIVDFLINLAKKDTIVIRHKDKDLYAAIDSITNRASKILRRTHDKNTTHKNKDDKKQNALDEILKNNEAVESIEVDEIIPTELELYKPLEIDEALEKLKSSSDQFLVFNDIDAKMRVIYKRKDGKFGLF from the coding sequence ATGAATTTAAGCATAACAGGAAAACAATTTGAACTAACAGATAGTATCAAAAACTATGTAGAAAGTGCATTTGAAAATTTAAATAAATACGGACTTGATATAATTTCAGGTCGTTGTGTTATTTCAGCTGATGAACGAAATGGCAAAAAAGGTTTTATTGTTGATTTTCTAATAAATCTTGCTAAAAAAGATACAATTGTAATTAGACACAAAGATAAAGATCTTTACGCTGCTATTGACAGTATAACTAATCGTGCAAGCAAAATTTTGCGCCGAACACATGATAAAAATACAACTCACAAAAACAAAGATGATAAAAAACAAAATGCACTTGATGAAATTTTAAAAAATAATGAAGCGGTTGAATCTATTGAGGTCGATGAAATTATTCCGACCGAATTGGAACTTTATAAACCGCTTGAAATAGATGAAGCGCTTGAAAAACTTAAATCAAGTAGTGATCAATTTTTAGTTTTTAATGATATCGATGCGAAAATGCGCGTAATTTATAAACGTAAAGATGGTAAATTCGGACTTTTTTAA
- the rimM gene encoding ribosome maturation factor RimM (Essential for efficient processing of 16S rRNA) produces MLKDDMLEVALLGKTIGLKGAIKLHNRSDFPSQFKKGAKFYLTDGEILEILSFNKTNFVAVFKNYENIECAAKLTNKILYQSKEITKKTCKLGKDEFFYFEILGLEVFENEEKLGKVADIFEAGNFVFEIATDEKLIKKGFPKIFYLPYTDHFIDKISIEEGKIFSRFGFEILQNS; encoded by the coding sequence ATGCTTAAAGACGATATGCTTGAGGTTGCACTTTTAGGTAAAACGATTGGCCTAAAAGGTGCAATAAAGCTTCATAATAGAAGTGATTTTCCTTCACAATTCAAAAAAGGTGCAAAATTTTATTTAACGGATGGGGAAATTTTAGAAATTTTAAGTTTTAATAAAACAAATTTCGTTGCCGTATTTAAAAACTATGAAAATATTGAATGCGCCGCTAAATTGACAAATAAAATTTTATATCAAAGCAAAGAAATTACTAAAAAAACCTGTAAACTTGGAAAAGATGAATTTTTCTATTTTGAAATTTTAGGGTTGGAAGTATTTGAAAATGAAGAAAAATTAGGCAAAGTAGCTGATATTTTTGAGGCCGGAAATTTTGTATTTGAGATTGCGACCGATGAAAAATTAATTAAAAAAGGTTTTCCTAAAATATTTTATTTGCCATATACCGATCATTTTATAGATAAAATTTCTATTGAAGAGGGCAAAATTTTCAGTCGTTTCGGTTTTGAAATTTTGCAAAATTCGTGA
- a CDS encoding type II secretion system protein, with protein sequence MKKAFTLIELIFVIVLLSIISMFGADLYVKIYNSYTNNRATSDLEGETERTLNIITSLLRDRVKKTVIGRATDNGEHPDGDFVYLDQVQEEHDVLEWIGKSTETQYIGSANKGLLGWSGFDIKMIVPSGDFVIQSPGSSLKNAESILNSLNAGTKSFGIIFNDAEVDANSFGYDHKTYNHTNIGTVSITGNDTMQISGLASRNKNRYFLVHTAYAIVPVLDNNAANVSVSVDGGKKIKSNTYNLLLYYNFQPWENENYIKGNSVILAKNVTMFRFTYDNNSVAVKLCMRDNNRNFDAEKLDFIVCKSQVVE encoded by the coding sequence ATGAAAAAAGCTTTTACACTTATAGAACTTATTTTTGTTATAGTTTTGTTATCTATCATTTCTATGTTTGGAGCTGATTTATATGTAAAGATTTATAATTCATACACAAATAATAGAGCTACAAGCGATTTGGAAGGCGAAACTGAAAGAACGCTCAATATCATTACATCTCTTCTTAGAGATAGAGTAAAAAAAACTGTTATAGGTAGAGCGACAGATAATGGAGAACACCCTGACGGAGATTTTGTTTATTTAGATCAAGTACAGGAAGAACACGATGTGCTTGAATGGATAGGCAAAAGCACGGAAACTCAATATATCGGTTCTGCTAATAAAGGTTTATTAGGATGGAGCGGCTTCGATATAAAAATGATTGTGCCGTCAGGTGATTTTGTGATACAAAGTCCGGGCAGCAGTTTAAAAAATGCAGAGAGTATATTAAATTCACTTAATGCCGGCACTAAGAGTTTTGGAATTATTTTTAATGATGCTGAAGTAGATGCAAACTCTTTCGGATATGATCATAAAACATATAATCATACAAATATAGGAACAGTAAGCATTACAGGTAATGACACAATGCAAATTAGCGGATTAGCATCTAGAAACAAAAATAGATACTTTTTAGTTCATACCGCTTATGCCATTGTACCTGTTCTAGATAATAATGCTGCAAATGTCAGTGTCAGTGTAGATGGAGGCAAGAAGATAAAAAGCAATACTTATAATTTATTGTTGTACTATAATTTTCAACCTTGGGAAAATGAGAATTATATAAAAGGTAACAGTGTAATACTTGCCAAAAATGTTACTATGTTTAGATTTACATATGACAACAATTCGGTTGCAGTCAAACTTTGTATGAGAGATAATAATAGAAATTTTGATGCTGAAAAACTTGATTTTATAGTATGCAAATCACAGGTGGTGGAATGA
- a CDS encoding pyrroline-5-carboxylate reductase — translation MKIYILGNGAMASAMAYGMKNKYEIIIVGRNSEKLSSLRKAGFKCEIYGEKYDISGKIIILAFKPYALSQMSKILSGKAEILISVMAGITLNDLKILKSDISVVCMPNIAAKYGSSTTPYFSDSNDLRIDEILGSFGGCVRLENENDLNAAGVLSGCVPAYLALVAEALANGGVKEGLKKEISQNLVNKVFESSAKLLENFHPALLKEQVCSPCGTTIKGIFELEKFKVRAAFMDAVEASCSKNSTKF, via the coding sequence ATGAAAATTTATATACTTGGAAACGGCGCAATGGCGAGCGCTATGGCATATGGAATGAAAAATAAATATGAAATAATAATTGTCGGCAGAAATTCAGAAAAACTTTCATCTTTACGCAAAGCCGGTTTTAAATGCGAAATTTACGGAGAAAAATATGATATAAGCGGCAAAATTATAATTTTAGCTTTTAAGCCTTATGCTCTTAGTCAAATGAGTAAAATTTTAAGCGGAAAAGCTGAAATTTTAATAAGCGTAATGGCTGGAATAACTTTAAATGATTTAAAAATTTTAAAATCTGATATAAGTGTTGTTTGTATGCCGAATATCGCTGCTAAATACGGCTCTTCAACAACACCTTATTTTTCAGATTCCAATGATTTGCGAATTGATGAAATTTTAGGAAGTTTCGGCGGTTGCGTCAGGCTTGAAAATGAAAATGATTTAAACGCGGCAGGCGTGCTTTCAGGTTGCGTTCCTGCATATTTGGCGCTTGTAGCGGAAGCTCTTGCTAATGGCGGCGTAAAAGAAGGACTTAAAAAAGAAATTTCTCAAAATTTGGTAAATAAAGTTTTTGAAAGTTCGGCAAAACTTTTGGAAAATTTTCATCCGGCACTCTTAAAAGAGCAGGTTTGTTCTCCTTGCGGAACTACGATTAAAGGGATTTTCGAGCTTGAAAAATTTAAAGTAAGAGCTGCTTTTATGGACGCTGTTGAAGCAAGCTGTTCTAAAAATAGCACAAAATTTTAA
- a CDS encoding type II secretion system protein: MRKAFTMIELILTIVILAIATMAIPNMIAQTAELNTFALKQELALNAKTVMSQIVKFPWDTSADICEVTNKSIGSVNYSIRHNVAAPVDNNASKLDGIVEFDPVKKNVKFEKYNNNTITNMNDFDKLYWEFDNTVTDNTSRGDFILHTRVYSQICYVANPFDENCVGDSTNIKKITVTAVDQNDPNNYVKIRYYAFNIGFTDK; encoded by the coding sequence ATGAGAAAAGCTTTTACGATGATTGAGCTTATTTTAACCATTGTTATTTTAGCGATTGCTACAATGGCGATACCGAATATGATTGCTCAAACGGCAGAACTTAATACTTTTGCTTTAAAGCAGGAGCTTGCGCTAAATGCTAAAACTGTAATGTCACAGATTGTTAAATTTCCATGGGATACTTCAGCAGACATATGCGAAGTAACAAATAAAAGTATAGGAAGTGTTAATTATTCTATAAGACACAATGTCGCAGCACCTGTAGACAATAATGCAAGTAAGTTGGATGGTATAGTAGAATTTGATCCGGTTAAAAAAAATGTGAAGTTTGAAAAATATAATAATAACACAATAACCAATATGAATGATTTTGATAAGTTGTATTGGGAATTTGACAATACTGTAACAGACAACACATCAAGAGGAGATTTTATATTGCATACCAGAGTTTATTCTCAAATTTGCTACGTAGCAAATCCTTTTGATGAAAATTGTGTAGGAGATAGCACAAATATTAAAAAAATAACCGTTACGGCTGTGGATCAAAACGATCCTAACAACTATGTAAAAATAAGATATTATGCTTTTAATATCGGTTTTACTGATAAATAG
- the ffh gene encoding signal recognition particle protein gives MFETISESFRAAVNKLRMIDDEKALKNALNTLKKALLKADVHHKVTKDFLTLVENDMKSGVVGQKQFLDSIKNNLTTVLTAPGNQGFVFASQNPTVVLMAGLQGSGKTTTTVKLANYLKLRKKKVLIAACDLQRLAAVEQLRQLCEANEIELFYIENEKNPKKVAKEAILKAKKGLYDVLLIDTAGRLAIDEELMDELKEIKKISNPDEIFYVADAMSGQDGVRSAANFNEKLGISGVILSKFDADTKGGVALGIAKQLNIPLRFIGTGEKIADFEGFIPERIVSRIMGEGDLATLVEKTSAVFDEKDVKKIGKKIRKGNFNFNDFINQLESVKKLGNMKNLIGMIPGMNGIANQIKDMDLENSKEIIHIKAMINSMTPDEREDPNLLNNARKRRIASGAGLSQVEVNKFLKQFLNASKIAKRFSGKGGMQNLSAMLHKQNFPR, from the coding sequence TTGTTTGAAACTATTAGCGAATCTTTTAGAGCTGCTGTAAATAAACTTCGTATGATTGATGACGAAAAAGCTTTAAAAAATGCACTCAATACTCTTAAAAAAGCACTTTTAAAAGCGGATGTACATCATAAAGTAACAAAAGATTTTTTAACATTAGTAGAAAACGATATGAAATCCGGCGTGGTTGGTCAAAAACAATTTTTGGATTCAATAAAAAATAATCTCACCACAGTCCTTACAGCTCCTGGGAATCAAGGTTTTGTGTTTGCATCTCAAAATCCTACAGTAGTACTTATGGCTGGACTTCAAGGTAGCGGAAAGACTACAACTACAGTTAAACTTGCAAATTATTTAAAACTTCGCAAAAAAAAGGTATTAATAGCAGCTTGTGATTTACAAAGATTAGCTGCTGTAGAGCAACTTCGTCAACTTTGTGAAGCAAATGAAATTGAACTTTTTTATATAGAAAATGAAAAAAATCCTAAAAAAGTAGCAAAAGAAGCTATCTTAAAAGCGAAAAAAGGTCTTTATGATGTGCTTTTAATAGATACTGCTGGAAGGCTTGCTATTGACGAAGAGCTTATGGATGAGCTGAAAGAAATTAAAAAAATCAGCAATCCTGATGAAATTTTTTATGTAGCTGATGCTATGAGCGGACAGGATGGTGTCAGAAGTGCTGCAAATTTTAACGAAAAGCTTGGAATTTCAGGCGTAATCTTATCAAAATTTGATGCTGATACAAAAGGCGGAGTGGCTCTCGGTATAGCTAAACAATTAAATATTCCGCTTAGATTTATCGGTACCGGTGAAAAGATTGCAGATTTTGAAGGTTTTATACCTGAGCGTATAGTCAGCCGAATAATGGGCGAAGGCGATTTGGCTACTTTAGTCGAAAAAACCAGTGCTGTTTTTGATGAAAAAGATGTAAAAAAAATCGGTAAAAAAATTCGCAAAGGAAATTTTAATTTTAATGATTTTATAAATCAACTTGAAAGTGTTAAAAAACTTGGCAACATGAAAAATCTTATCGGCATGATTCCTGGAATGAATGGAATCGCTAATCAAATAAAAGATATGGATCTTGAAAATTCAAAAGAAATAATTCACATAAAAGCAATGATAAATTCTATGACTCCGGATGAGCGTGAAGATCCGAACCTTTTAAATAATGCTAGAAAAAGAAGAATTGCAAGTGGCGCCGGACTTTCGCAAGTTGAGGTTAATAAATTTTTGAAGCAATTTTTAAATGCAAGCAAAATTGCAAAAAGATTTAGTGGAAAAGGCGGAATGCAAAATCTCTCAGCAATGCTTCATAAACAAAACTTCCCAAGATAG
- the lon gene encoding endopeptidase La, which yields MSEVHEKLPIIVFDDEILYPFMIIPLFLEDESNIKSANLAAQNNSMVLLTVNKPDFSGSRNFDSFYDIGIIGNIMRKVSMPDGKIKILFQGLAKARITKRISNEPLLADIEIFEEEIPAPKRIEALSSVLKEKIKILANSSNIFSSDALKAIEENDDLSRVSDFILSTIKIKKELAFKFFTEKNLEKKVLNLIDLINGEIEINRLEKDIKSKVHSKIDKNNKEYFLKEQLKEIQRELGNENDRENEIKEYREKFEKKKQFLSEDGKKEIKKQIDKFSRLHPDSADASVVQSYLDWVLEIPFEIVSKEKLSIKQVSHQLNKDHYALTKPKERIEEYFAIRELLEKRDINDKKNNGAILCFYGPPGVGKTSLANSIATALKRKLVRIALGGLEDVNELRGHRRTYVGAMPGRVVQGLINAKQMNPVIVFDEIDKIANSYKGDPTAVLLEILDPEQNHAFRDYYVNFDIDLSEVIFIATANDISQIPAPLRDRMEFIALNSYTPQEKFQIAKNYLLPQELEKHGLKNTEISITKTALKKLIEEYTRESGVRNLRRLIASIFRKSAIKILKNETQKVNITLKNLDEFVEKKVYEIDEVEKKDQIGIVNGLAWTSVGGDVLKIECIKIKGKGNLKLTGQLGDVMKESVVIAFSVIKTLIDDKKIKIPAEICQKDEKGEYLQVYNCYDLHLHVPEGAVPKDGPSAGITMSVAIASILSEKKVRADIAMTGEITLSGKVLAIGGLKEKLIAAHRAKIKEVLIPRKNFEQDLTDLPDEVKKDITLTAVDTIDDVLKKALL from the coding sequence ATGAGCGAAGTACACGAAAAGTTACCTATTATTGTATTTGACGATGAAATTTTATATCCGTTTATGATTATTCCGCTTTTTTTGGAAGACGAAAGTAACATAAAATCGGCGAATTTAGCCGCACAAAACAATTCAATGGTTTTACTTACGGTAAATAAACCGGATTTCAGCGGTAGCAGAAATTTCGACAGCTTTTATGATATCGGCATAATCGGAAATATAATGAGAAAAGTTTCCATGCCTGATGGTAAAATCAAAATTTTATTTCAAGGCTTGGCAAAAGCTCGTATTACAAAAAGAATTTCAAACGAACCGCTTTTAGCCGACATTGAAATTTTTGAAGAAGAAATTCCTGCTCCAAAACGTATAGAAGCGCTAAGCAGTGTATTAAAAGAAAAAATAAAAATTCTCGCAAACAGCTCAAATATTTTTTCTTCCGATGCATTAAAAGCAATTGAAGAAAACGACGATTTAAGCAGAGTAAGCGATTTTATATTAAGCACGATAAAAATAAAAAAAGAGCTTGCTTTTAAGTTTTTCACTGAAAAAAATTTAGAAAAAAAAGTTTTGAATTTAATCGATCTGATTAACGGTGAAATAGAAATAAATCGCCTTGAAAAAGATATAAAAAGTAAAGTTCACAGCAAAATAGATAAAAACAATAAAGAATATTTTTTAAAAGAGCAGTTAAAAGAAATCCAACGAGAGCTTGGTAATGAAAACGACCGTGAAAACGAAATCAAAGAATATCGTGAAAAATTTGAAAAGAAAAAGCAATTTTTAAGTGAAGACGGTAAAAAAGAGATTAAAAAACAAATTGATAAATTTTCAAGACTTCATCCTGATTCCGCCGATGCAAGCGTAGTGCAAAGCTACTTGGATTGGGTTTTGGAAATTCCGTTTGAAATCGTTTCAAAAGAAAAATTATCTATCAAACAGGTAAGTCATCAGTTAAACAAGGATCATTACGCACTAACAAAGCCAAAAGAGCGAATAGAAGAGTATTTTGCCATAAGAGAGCTGCTTGAAAAACGAGACATAAACGACAAAAAAAACAACGGCGCAATTTTATGTTTTTATGGACCTCCAGGAGTCGGTAAAACAAGTCTTGCAAATTCTATCGCCACAGCGCTAAAACGCAAACTTGTCCGCATTGCTCTTGGAGGACTTGAAGATGTTAATGAATTAAGAGGCCATAGAAGAACATATGTAGGAGCAATGCCTGGAAGAGTGGTTCAAGGACTTATAAATGCAAAACAGATGAATCCGGTTATCGTTTTTGATGAGATTGATAAAATTGCAAACTCTTATAAAGGCGATCCTACGGCTGTTCTACTTGAAATTTTAGATCCTGAGCAAAATCACGCTTTCAGAGATTATTACGTAAATTTTGATATCGATCTTAGTGAAGTAATTTTTATAGCAACAGCAAACGATATTTCACAAATTCCGGCGCCGTTGCGTGATAGAATGGAATTTATAGCATTAAATTCTTATACACCGCAAGAGAAATTTCAAATCGCTAAAAATTATCTTTTGCCTCAAGAACTTGAAAAACACGGCTTAAAAAATACTGAAATTTCAATAACTAAAACGGCTTTAAAAAAGCTCATTGAAGAATATACAAGAGAAAGCGGAGTAAGAAATTTAAGACGTCTGATTGCTTCAATTTTTAGAAAAAGCGCAATTAAAATTTTAAAAAATGAAACACAAAAAGTAAATATTACACTTAAAAATTTGGACGAATTCGTAGAAAAAAAAGTCTATGAAATAGATGAAGTTGAAAAAAAAGATCAAATAGGAATAGTAAACGGGCTGGCTTGGACAAGCGTTGGCGGCGATGTATTAAAGATAGAATGCATAAAAATAAAAGGTAAAGGAAATTTAAAGCTCACCGGCCAACTTGGCGATGTGATGAAAGAAAGTGTAGTAATCGCATTTAGTGTAATTAAAACCTTAATAGACGACAAAAAAATAAAAATACCCGCTGAAATTTGTCAAAAAGATGAAAAAGGTGAATATTTACAAGTTTATAATTGCTACGATTTGCATTTGCATGTCCCTGAAGGTGCGGTTCCAAAAGACGGTCCAAGTGCCGGAATAACAATGAGCGTGGCAATAGCTTCTATTTTAAGCGAGAAAAAAGTTCGCGCTGACATTGCAATGACAGGCGAAATCACATTAAGCGGTAAAGTTCTTGCAATCGGCGGTTTAAAAGAAAAACTTATCGCTGCGCATCGTGCAAAAATAAAAGAAGTGCTGATTCCGCGTAAAAATTTCGAACAGGATTTGACGGATTTGCCTGATGAAGTAAAAAAAGATATCACTCTTACCGCTGTAGATACAATAGATGATGTCCTTAAAAAGGCGCTTTTGTAA
- the rpsP gene encoding 30S ribosomal protein S16, with protein sequence MATVVRLTRIGRKKSPFYRIVVTDSRKRRDSGFIETIGYYNPRMEEELKFDADRLAYWKKVGAKVSDRVAKITSK encoded by the coding sequence ATGGCAACAGTCGTTAGACTAACAAGAATAGGACGTAAAAAAAGTCCATTTTATCGCATTGTCGTTACAGACAGCAGAAAAAGACGAGATAGTGGATTTATAGAAACCATCGGATATTATAATCCAAGAATGGAAGAAGAACTTAAATTTGATGCTGACCGTCTTGCATATTGGAAAAAAGTCGGAGCAAAAGTAAGCGATAGAGTAGCAAAAATTACAAGTAAATAG
- a CDS encoding KH domain-containing protein encodes MVEDFLKQYAMLIADHPEKVRTELIKNSDHTEIVIFADKFDTGKLIGKNGRMINAIKTVIIGYKAKDPVTYKITVKAADA; translated from the coding sequence ATGGTTGAAGATTTTTTAAAACAATATGCAATGCTGATTGCAGATCATCCTGAAAAAGTGCGAACAGAACTTATTAAAAATAGCGATCATACGGAAATTGTGATTTTTGCGGATAAATTTGATACCGGCAAACTGATAGGTAAAAACGGCAGAATGATAAATGCAATCAAAACTGTGATAATCGGATATAAAGCCAAAGATCCGGTTACTTACAAAATTACAGTTAAAGCAGCTGATGCTTAA
- a CDS encoding YbgC/FadM family acyl-CoA thioesterase: protein MKFRIYYEDTDAQGIVYHSNYFKFCERARSEAFIKSGIDIFSSRAYFVVNKIEAKFIKSAVFGDMIEIKTGVDSIKKASAVIRQDIYKVQNLKGENINELIFSAFINVVYMKDKKPSKFDENVLNFLKSF from the coding sequence ATGAAATTTAGAATTTATTATGAAGATACCGATGCGCAAGGAATAGTATATCATTCAAATTACTTTAAATTTTGTGAAAGGGCAAGAAGTGAAGCTTTTATAAAATCAGGTATTGATATTTTTTCAAGCAGGGCTTATTTTGTAGTAAATAAAATAGAGGCTAAATTTATCAAATCAGCTGTTTTCGGAGATATGATTGAAATTAAAACAGGTGTCGATTCTATAAAAAAAGCAAGCGCTGTAATCAGACAGGATATTTATAAGGTACAAAATTTAAAAGGAGAAAACATAAATGAACTGATATTCAGTGCGTTTATAAATGTTGTATATATGAAAGATAAAAAGCCTTCAAAATTTGATGAAAATGTGCTTAATTTCTTAAAAAGTTTTTAA
- a CDS encoding outer membrane protein assembly factor BamD — protein MKKFLIFAVFIAIISGCSAKKGDEIYNLAPQAWFNLIIKDIKDSNLKAADEHYVSFSSEHIGSPLLESMTLILAQAHTMEEDYTLANTYLDEYIRRYGTDDKIQYAKFLKIKSNFDSFNKPNRNQKLVQISIVEIQNFLMQYPDTKYKPLLETMLIKFRLAENELNKSIKNLYEKTGRDESAQIYKERIGTSPVAGTDTIKPESPWYRVIFE, from the coding sequence ATGAAAAAATTTCTTATTTTTGCAGTTTTTATTGCCATTATAAGCGGATGCAGCGCAAAAAAAGGCGATGAAATTTACAATCTTGCTCCACAAGCATGGTTTAATCTGATTATAAAAGATATAAAAGATTCAAATCTGAAAGCCGCCGATGAGCATTATGTTTCATTTTCAAGCGAACATATCGGCTCTCCTTTACTTGAAAGTATGACTTTAATACTGGCTCAAGCTCACACGATGGAAGAAGATTATACGCTAGCAAATACCTATCTTGACGAATATATAAGAAGATACGGCACGGATGATAAAATTCAATATGCTAAATTTCTAAAAATAAAGTCGAATTTCGACTCATTCAACAAACCGAACAGAAATCAAAAATTGGTTCAAATCTCAATAGTGGAAATTCAAAATTTTTTAATGCAATATCCTGATACAAAATACAAACCGCTTTTGGAAACTATGCTTATAAAATTTCGTTTAGCTGAGAATGAGTTAAATAAAAGTATTAAAAATTTATATGAAAAAACAGGAAGAGATGAATCAGCTCAAATTTACAAAGAAAGAATCGGAACTTCACCGGTAGCCGGAACCGATACAATAAAGCCGGAATCTCCATGGTACCGCGTGATTTTTGAATAA
- a CDS encoding FtsW/RodA/SpoVE family cell cycle protein — translation MTEFLSEDKAYQVKQSVIAIGNGGLAEKMQVNSHKMHFKFLSVAAGDFIFAYIIKRFGF, via the coding sequence ATTACTGAATTTTTAAGTGAAGATAAGGCTTATCAGGTAAAACAATCAGTTATAGCAATTGGCAATGGAGGGCTTGCAGAAAAAATGCAAGTAAATTCACACAAAATGCATTTTAAATTTTTATCCGTTGCAGCAGGCGATTTTATATTTGCTTATATAATTAAAAGATTCGGTTTTTAG
- the rplS gene encoding 50S ribosomal protein L19: MRNKYIEAFENAQISNKNVPDFRAGDTLKLAIRIKEGEKTRIQNFEGICIARRGSGVGETFIVRKIGANGIGVERIFPIYSESLENIEVLRKGNVRRSKLFYLRDRRGKAAKIKELRK, from the coding sequence ATGAGAAATAAATATATAGAAGCTTTTGAAAATGCTCAAATTTCAAATAAAAATGTCCCTGATTTTCGTGCCGGCGATACTTTAAAACTTGCTATTCGTATAAAAGAAGGTGAAAAAACCAGAATTCAAAATTTTGAAGGAATTTGTATTGCAAGACGCGGTAGCGGCGTTGGTGAAACTTTTATCGTTAGAAAAATCGGTGCAAATGGCATTGGTGTAGAGAGAATTTTCCCAATTTATAGTGAAAGTTTGGAAAATATTGAGGTTTTAAGAAAAGGCAATGTTAGACGCTCAAAATTATTCTATCTACGTGATCGTCGCGGTAAAGCTGCAAAAATTAAAGAACTACGAAAGTAA